DNA from Pomacea canaliculata isolate SZHN2017 linkage group LG9, ASM307304v1, whole genome shotgun sequence:
GCGACTGTCCTACAATGGgtattttttgtgaattaaCACACTAAAACAAATGTTCCTCACCCTGTGAAAGTGACAAGAACATCTGCCCTGAAGAAAATGTGAGTAACGGGCCATTGTCATGTTGAATGTGTCCACCACTTCCATGCTATGGTTCTTGGCATATGCCAGGACCTGATGGTTGTGGAGCAGCAACCTCTCTTGCTCCTTCTAGAGGCCAGTGATAAGCAGAACAAAAAggatttgaaatatttttaaattttgtgaagcAAAACATGCCTTTTGGGCGGGAAGCTTCAAGCATATAATTTGCTAATAAGTGTCTCTAATATTTAGGATGAAACCTTTGTTACTATAAAAATGTAGGTGAAGAACAGAGTTATACAATAGCTATGCAGTATGTTGTGTCAATGTGTGCTGTGAACATGTCACATTTCCAATGAAGGTTCATGCAAGTTCTAATGAAATGCCATTAAGCTACTAAAGCAGGAAGGAATGTACCTCATTTGCATTTGAATCAACAAACGTGCACAGTCATGTGTAGGGAAACACTTGGATAGTTAGTATAATACAGCACAGATTAAAGTTTGGCAAGATAAGGGCAGcaacactttaatttttaatttgcaatTCACACCATTTATGATCATCAATTTTCATGAAAGTTTACAGATATCACAAAATTTGGGAATTGGcgctttgatttttctttgctcttgtATTCTCAGGCCTCTGCCTCATACCATGGATGCATACAATGCATGGACTATGGCATTTAGATGCAAGAGGATAGCCTGAGCTGTTCACTCATGCTATATGTGAGTCACTTATACATACCTGTGACAGCTGGTGAATGCCACTGACAGGAAGATGAAAGCCTGAGCCAAGGCCCTTCACCACTATGCGAGCAGCTGTTAGCCCTTCTCTGTGAAGACAATCACATAATTAGCTGCTGTTTATCTCAtgtaacttgtttttttttttttatttaaataatttttttcttttttggaaagctttgaaaattttaatataCTGCTGCACATTAGCATGTCATACTGGCTGAATCAAGGGGAGATGTGATTTATGGGTGTACATAcctgcttttgtgtgtgtacctgcataatacataaacatgcacacacacacacagagtagacAATACTTCACTGCCTCTTAAAATATCGATAAAAGTAGCATAAAATTCCAATAGTAATGATGTGCTAAGATTTGCATCAgcagaattatttattaaaattatttacatcaatCCTTAAATACAACTCACCTGGCCAGTGCTGACATTATGACTTTAAGATGATGAGTTCCTAACCAGTGAACCCCACCAACGACCACTACTGTACTGGAGCTGTTTCCCAAAGGTAATGTTCTGTTCAGAAGTTGTGAAGGATGTGAGACTATATGcacattataataaataatctgGATGACATAGTCATTATTGTGCAGTAAGTCATCtatctatttattcttttaataataGGCATAATCAAAGTTTATTGTTGCTATCATTTTCAATACCTGTTTGTCAGTTATGTCTTTGATGTTAAAAACCTGCTTAGGAAAGACACAGACAGTAATACTACTAAATAATCTGCCTCTAAATAAgttgaattaaataaaaaaatattacagtggCCACTGATCAGATCAAAGGTTCCAGatttcatatttgtttataatgaTTTCTCACTTTTTTATCTGACACAAATATTGGATAGCTTCCTTAAGAGACAAAAATGCACACTTATGCTTCTGAGACtgtgtttttatcagtcatcagCATATTGGGACATCTATGTGCTTCAGTGACAGGAGATGACAATAGTAGGAGACAATACACCTACATATCCAGCTCCTTATCTTGgacaatttttgaaagaaagcaaACCTTCGAATCAGCTGGTAAAATGCTTTGTCAAAGACGGGTCGATGTTTTGCTGGTAACCAGAACTGTGGGTAGTAGGCAAAGCCGAAGAAGGTGGTGTTGTTATTGAGACCAGGGTAAACACGCAGGTTGTGGGTTTTGTCCCACTCCCACAAAGTTCCATTAACTCTTTGTGACAAATAATGAAGAACTCCCCGGTTTGTTGAGTCACCAATAAACAAGACCTTTTAAAAAGatacattttgattttgaagtAAATGCTTCTGAACCATGAGTATTcatgaatataaaaacaaaaaagtgttctAAGTATTGGCACAATTGCAGCAGACATGGAACAAGGAATTCATGACCTTAATCAAAAAAATGAGAccaataaattaattatattatcttGCCAACACCATGCATAAAGTACTCTAGAGTATAAACTTATCATATTTCAAAGGCAATTATCTTTTATTGTAGGAAAAATTTGGTTCAACCCTGTAAGATCATATTGATACCTTCTTGCCAGAAAAGCAACTGATAAGTTCATCCTTTGGCAGAACAGGCTCCTGGCAGTCAGCAGAAGACCAGACGGCATCACGCCAGAAGCACTGGGCATCCTCATCTCGGCAGTGTGAACATGGTAGGTACCACTGTCCTGCCAACAAAAGTTCACATTACAATGTCAATGCCAAACGAAAGATGCAAGAGATAAACAACTATGAAATTCTGcactttataaacattttaattatgctATAACTTTACATTCAATCTATAGAATCTATCGATCTGGAAATGATAGTCACACCAAAAAGCATTGTTTTGCAACTACACCAgtttaaaaagtcattaaaaaacaaaatctttattattcATGAACTCATTGGTTTAAGTGTTTTaggtttctgttttgtgttatCACTTGTTACACAGTTATCAAACGACAGAGGTTCTAATTTATTTGCAGTAACTATGGAAAAGTAATGTCAAAATATGAAGACAGTTTTTGTCACAAAAAAGGGCATCCCTCACCAGTTTCATCTCCCCTCTTACAGGAAGGTAATAGCGATCTCATGGCCAGGAATTTAGACCAGGAACTGACCCATCGTGCTGGCTGGAGTCCACATGGCTCTTGGGGTGCAAAAGGAAGTGAGCAGTCCTGACCCCCCAAAAAGaggtgaaaacaagagaaattaGATGATCATTTCCTTAACAGAATTGTAAGAACATAACATCTGCATGGCATACTTTAATTTCTGTGCTGAAATTTCTTTCTCAGTAATAGCATCATTTTCTTTACCAGTTAACATGTATTCAGAATGCAATTGTAAATACAATCACTATAGTCAGTCATGATAAAATACAGTGTTGAGTAGAGTAAAAACAATAAATCCCTAAACCTGCAAGTggcattaattttaaaatggcaAGAGTTTTCTATGAAAAACAGGATGTACTCTTGATGTACTGTTAAAAATTCAGTAACTATAGCAGTGGTTAATTTAGCACATCAGATTGCACTAGAAAACACAAACCTGTTTCAGAGTACACACAACATGTGGCATCCCTGGCTTTAAGGAGCCAAGTCCCTGATCAACATCCTGTCGTTGCACAGTCAAGGTGTACATGTTCAGGACCCACGGCTCCTTGTTGCGGATGTCCACCACATAGATTTTCAGTACATTGTCACCAAGACCAAGTGTGAAGTTTGCAAACCTGTTTAAATGTCATGTAGCACTGACTGATTCTTCGCTACACTGTTTTAAAGCAAAAACCGTCACACTCTCCACTAAATGATAGCTGTTGTCCACCCCTTGATtacatgaaattaaatataaacacgTACAATACTTCTTTGTCTCAACTTCTTGCAATGACaatgtttattaaattaataaatcattGTAAATATTACATGTTCTTGTTATGCTTCTCCTCAAGCCGAGCCTGCGAAGAACACCCTTGTGCCCAAGCCCACACTGATATAAGCAGCACATGATGGTCAACCTCGGCTGTATACTCTGttacaaggggagagaactcagGTCTTAGAACCAATGGAGGTTGTGTTTTAATGCTGCTGAGGTAAGGTATGGCAGTAGGATCTGCAGAGGaacataacaaaatatcagaatagtaaaaagaaaaaaattactgattaaATAACATAACCTTTGGTTTCCTTCAAAATTACACTATATTCTGTGATACTTGCACATACAGTCaattaatatatacacatatatgcaGATTATCACTTTGTCCATTAAATTCCTCTCCCTATGTCTTGTCATCATCGCTATCCTCTTCCTCGTCATTTACTTCACTTAcgcaacaaatgaaaaagataaagacatgCAAGACCTCGCCGTAGTTTTGACATTGTGAAAGAAACTCTTCTGTGAATACTTGTAAATGcctgtaaatattttgcatgtctttgtttttattgtttaataaacaaatatggaAATTTACTTCACTTCTACAATAACCCTTGGATAAAGTCTTAGTGAGGTAAAGGTTAAAAGGGGAAGGTTCGCTACAGCTAGGGCTATAGACATTTGGGCAAAAGGCCCATGACTGCTATTCCACTTAattaccttccctgataaattagataccctattttttttttctaggcgGACAATGAGTTTTCCACTGACAGGGTTGGGAGTGCAGTAAGCAGGTGATAATCTCCTTAGCAGTTGATTAGATTAACCCATATAAGGCTACACTTGCATTTAAGCTATATAATGACATTTAAGCTATATAATGACATACCATTACTACATGCAGGACTAGTGGTTAGACctgaaacaaaagataaataattgttgttaaaaACTTCAATGTCTGGATCATCAACACCAACTCTACCATCATTGGCACCAGCACCACCGCACATAAATTTACTGTGGACTAGTGTCCCTTGCATTATGACAATTTACTTCTTGCTTATATCATAGTCTGTAGATTTAGATTCTGTATTTTTGAGAGTAGGTTTTCACTGTGTTTCAtctaattgtgtgtgtgaatgagtttAACCATATGATTTAGTACAGCACATATGCTCGATTGCATGTCAGTAAACTCTAGAAACATAGTTCAAAGCTTTCACACCTTTGTGCACACTACCATTCCATGTTTGACCTCCAGGCCAAGATGGAAATACCTCGTTATTCTCATTTTGGTCTCTGAAAAATagagaaacatattttgttcTGTCATAAAACACTTATAGTGCTTTTATAAAACACAGAGCAGATGTGCAAGAGTTGGAGCAGCATGTGAAGGGTATGTCTTTGTGTGCTTATATGATTATTTTGAAgcatgaatataaaaaaaatgaaacaaaatgaaaattgaggaagaataagaaaaatgaattaaaatggaacaaatgaaagaaagaaaaagactagcagaagacaggaaagaaaaatgtaaaaataagaaatgaataaagaagggatgatggcaatgaaggTTCAAAAGataagaaggaaggaaggaaagaacaaatgaatCAGTGTTGAACCAAACGTCGTAATACACGACATACACTGGAATGTTGACATCCTCAAAGGACTCCGCCTGCTCTTCGCCAGTCCCTTGAAAGAAACTCTCCAGACTgagaaggaaggaatgaaggtGCGCTGTGGTCTTTCTCTGACCTTTGTCTAGAGCAGGGGGCGTGACCACGGATGAGTTGGAGTTGAGGGGCAGAGCCTCGGTGGTTTCTAGAGGTTTTCCTCTCTGTAGCAGACCCGTAAACCGGACCGCTGTAGCACTCGGGTACacctaagaaaaagaaaacaaaattagctTGCACCTCGTCTTCTTCAGTGGTGAGTACCTGGCAGTACCTCCGAGTCTGGTGCTGAAGTTATAAAGAGAGGAGCTCAAAGACAAACATCTTATCTCCTATAAAATGGCGTCCAGACACTGCAGATGTAGCCTTCATACCTCTCGGGTGGCAACTATAAAGCAGTGACTAAGGATGTCCTTTGATAAAGTAACATAATGTTTGTGAGGTGTGCTCACCGCCTTGCAACTTTCAGAGATGTCCGGGGGGCAACATTTCCCCGCTTCATTACTTATATTAATtatgaatgtatataatgtGCTCAACTGTGGAGCCTTTACTTGTTTATCCGATGGTCGCTGGGTATTATACTAGCTGGCTGAGCACTGAGCGACGGTTCCATGAAAACAGGTAAACAATATGGCAATAAGAAAATTAgctattcttatttttgtcaccTTGTAAAAGTTCTTTAATAATAGCTTTCATAAATAGTTGTTGATGGCTTGGGTGTTAGGCATGAAGCGTGGAAGGCAGAGCCCAACTCTCTACTTTCCAAATTATCATTTCCAACTTTTCATACTTTCCAAAATGTTATTTGAATCTTACTCTTTTCCACGCGGTTTTGGCCGAGTGTTCTCGCAGGCTGTCCACGAGGTACTCCTGTTCTCTGGGGCCAAGGCAGAACGACCCATCCCCGTTGCACACGTGACCCTAAGTTTGCAGATGACAATAATACACAAATCATCTTGTAAGATTTCACAGGTAGCctcgtttgtttgtgttataGGATCCCAAGGGGGTTAACTTCGCTACGTCTTATTACAAATATGAACCTGGGTTAGCTTTCCTTGGTCTTAAACATAAACTCTTCGAGACGTCATAGCTTTAACTACACTTCCTTTGTGTCTACATACTACTACAGTGgcgacaaaataaaaaacaaaaattcaaaatcaaTCGATCGATCAATGActgaacagaaacaaaagaagatttGCAGAAGGAAGCAGTAAAACGAAGACAGAAGACGGTCAGCTGCTCACCTTGAAGAGGTTGGCCACACCCAGGCCCATGAACCCTTGCGCCAGGTCAGCCGAAACGTTTCTTCGCTCCAGCAGAAGACCTGAGAGGTCGTTGACAAGTTTCTGTCGCACGCGGAATTCGCTCATTGAGGTCACGTGCGATGCGAGGTCACATGAAGCAACCTTGACAAAGTAGAAATTAAGTGAGCATGAACGACTTTGAAGTCTTCAGTCcttgggaaaaagaaaaacaaaaactaaaatctcTAAGAAATAAATCAGCAGAGCCCCCATGTAGTCTGGAAACTGTGGCAACTTTTTCATGTGACAAAGATCTGTCCTGAATGCACCCCGTGAACTACCCAGTGCGCACTCGGGTACAAACGCAAACAAACGTACACATGACGATAAACTATATTCATTAGAGTTTGATTCCATGACACTATAGGTAACTTAAAAGAACGATTCAGAAATATCACACGAGACATTACCTGCAAATGAATGGATGAAACGTGGTATTGAAGATGGCCGTCATCTCCACTAAGTGGAAACACCTGCAGCATTCTCTGcacaatttgttttcattttttaggaCACAGGAATACCAGAGAGTTATTTGTTGATGACATATACACtccaaacacagaaacaaaataaattacccGCACTtcccatccccccaaaaaacagaCATATAAGTGGTGAGCACACCTACCTAGCTATCTATTGAATTAATATTGCTTACAGGAAAACAACACTTTTGTTAGGCTTCAAAcatcaacttaaaaatatttagcaagCAAAAATGCATCAAGAGAAGATTGAAGTTGACACGCAAACATTGCATGTAAATaagatacaaagaaaatggtTGTCGGGGATCAAGGTACAGATAAATGTCAGGGAGAAGGAACtggttttataaaatataaattttcatgGAACGGCCCAGTTCATCAATTAGAGAAGATCAGGAACAAATATCACTCAGGGCTCACAGCCAGCAAACAAACCCCAAGTATGAGGTTTATGGTGAGACAATGGGCGTGTATGGAAGAACATGTTTCTCGCAGTCCTGACTTTCTGTGACACTCGGCAGCCCGCCTCCCTCACCTTTCTGACACATCGGCAGGTGCGAACTCCCACTTCGTCAAAATGCCCATCACCGCCTCCTCCAGAACACTCACTGGCACCGTTGCAGCCGCTGCGTTTCCATGACGACCGGCTGCGATTTTTTGCAACTCCCTGAGAGAAAAGCTGTGACGAGGCTGAAAGGTATTTGAGTAAAACAGTTCTACAAGTAATTTTCAACATGCTCCGTATGTATTGTgcgtttatcatcatcatcatcatgatcatcaatcaatcatcatcaatcatcatcatcatcatcatcatcatcatcatcatcgcaccCTAtcagacctttaaaaaaatggacaaagtcAGGAGGCGTGTTTACGATTGTCCACGTACCTTTGCCTTCAAGTAGGCAGCAAGTCCTTCCCAAGCCAGACCCTCGGGGTGCAGGTAGACCCTCAGGGGGGACAGTGAGGTCACAAGGACCGAGAACCGCCACACCAACGCCTCCTTCCAAGCGACAAAAACGTCTTCGTCACGTGAGTCGGGGATGACCGTGGGGCTGTCGCTGGTGGTGTCGAAGACTTTCTTCTTTGAGTGGGCGTCTGTCCACGTCAGCAAACTGGTCGGCAGCTTCAGCGCCACCCCTGAGCCACTGGGGGACAGGAAATGGTGGTAcaatgatcacacacacacagaggaaaaatGAATGTACTATCATTTACATGCATGTATTTATACACTCCCTTTCCCCTCCggaatgtaagaaaataaatgctttaagGGCATCTTTCGCTCTGTCATTcctactctgtgtgtgagagagagagagaaagagagagcaaaagcTCAAAGAACAAAACTTTCAGACGTAAGTCAAGAGGGACAtacgaaaattaaaaaaaagacaaagctacaaaacacaaagagatggaagagaggaaaacaacacgagagagagagagagtcagcgaaagaatgaaagaaacgACATATGCACCTGTTTTTCTTACCCCCCTCCCTTTGTTGTATTCAGCACTCGTGTGTTCATCGTACcgaatgcaaaaacaaacaaaacaaaagtcaacCAAAGCGAGAATCTGTCAATCATACACGACAACAAGGGCATTAATTTGGCGAGCAGCTGCTACCTGTCATTGTTTCCTGCGCACGGTGCCAGAGTCATGCCGGCAGACATGTTGGACGGAAGTACCAGCACCGAGAACTCCTCACAACTCCCAGATTCCTGGCGCACCCGGCTAACATTATTGGGTAGAAACAGGAAGGAGAGGTTGGTGCACGGAAGGTCTGTGTTGCACCAGCTTCCTGCATTTCAGTCAAACaggaaaagatgttttatttcatatctTGAGGCGAAATTTTCTCCGAGGCAGAGGCTACATCACATCAAAACACCTTCTCTAGGTCTGGTGTGGCATGCACAGAGATATAACAGTGTGAGGAGAcgggatttgaacccaggacacctgATTGTTATGATATGGTGACAGGCCTAAGCCGTCGTGTGATTAGACTGCCCGTCAAAATGCGAGTCGAAACTAGAAGATTGTCATCATGAACAGCAGAATAGGAGAAATActttagtttgttttaatttctctctctcgcactctctctctctcacacacacacactcacacacatacacacatatctcaCGCGTGCACCAAACCAGACAGTTATACAAACCTTTGCTAGAGTTGTTGGTTCTGAGACAAAGCACTTCCGGCTGGTTCAGAAAGCTTTGTATTTTGGGAATTATGTTCACCTGCGGAAGAACATAAGATAGAGCATAACTAACTTCATCCTTTCCACAAGCACGCAGTGAGTGCAGCTCACCATTCTAGGTGGACATGCCAGGCGGAAGTGCTCTACTTTTCAAAGTATACAATTTCTGTAAAGTTAATTAAGGTTAACTTAAAGTTGTTAGGTGACTAAAAATAAATCCCAGTAAGAGAAAGTAGTCCTACCATGGACTAAAtcttttaaccactacactatgCTTTTATCTTTGCATGGATGTGAGTAGATGgattgatgtctgtctgccgagaccaacgcttggtcttttcacgaactaatatccctggactgctggcagacgatttttccagttaactgctaaaaacaaggcattagacgacagcttccggtttattcacattctttgttacagctAGCTAACACAAGCCCACCCGCcttcagcgaaaaaaaaaatcactcgtCAACCGGAAGACACCCAGAAAGTCTGGCGTCTGTAGCTGTGGTTCCCTCCTGCACCTTGGCGAGATAAAAAGAGAATTCACGATACTCGTATATCATCCAATGATCTTGcgaccacatttttttttattctgcaaaCACCCtcttttctaaaaatagctCGGAGTGCGTGGGTGCCAGTTCAGTCAaaggatgaaacaaaaacatccgGGTGCTTGCTGCAgtttactgtttatttgttcagaGCCTTGTCTCCGTCTGCGGGATTTATCTCCtcatcattctttttctttgcgaACTGCGCTTCATCCGAGCGTGCTCTACCTCAGGGActtagagaaaaaaacaacaaaagagttTAAAGCAGATAAACATGTTATCCTCGGCACCCGACTGGTACAGACGCAGATAAAATTGAGGTTTGAAGGGGCATCCATTGCAAGTCTTAGCACACCTGCTAGTCGGTGATGACTGGGGTGACGAGGATGGTgcgatgacaatgatgacagtTACCTGTTGGTGATGTTTGACAGAATGATGTCCCATGGAGGTGACCACACAGTCGTCCTGAGCCTTGCTGCTGGTGTTCAGACACAGAAGTATACTCCACTGACCAGTGCTGGGCTCCACTTCTGGAatttatcaacaaaacaaacaagaaaacaaaagagggtttgtgtgttggtggagggagggagagagctAGGGGGAGTGAGTGAGTCTATACAATCTGAAGGatggtgaatgaatttgtaagagaTATTTGATgcaactttgtgtgtgtgggcgctTTGAGTCTGCCTCTGTTGGTCGGATAAGgcgctctataaataaacatgttttaacacatatttttatttagtttcagGAGAGAAtcaacgaaaaacaaaacattacagCATTAACTGGATTTTGCTCTTCGTGTTTTCTCACACGTGTACTTAATCTAGAGCAATATATTGACTAATTAAAATAGAAGAGAAAACTAGATAAGCGTGACACAAAGATGACTGCATTTATATAACAAAGTTTCATGTCAAGCACTACAATGAATGTTCAGCGCTAAATggataaaaaagaacaaacgaatAAACGAGAAAAGGAACAAGggaatgaaaaaataacaatcagTATTACGAAAGAAGGATTTGTTGGCAGGGTGATAATACAGGAcgatggcggtggtggtggtggtagtgatgatgatgatgatgatcgaaGAATACCTTTGTTGGATGAGAATTCCACCACAGTGGAATGTCTCCGGAAAGCAGATTCCACCAGAGACACGTCGAGCTCTCGCCAAGGACCGGATCCCTGGACCACAACACGGA
Protein-coding regions in this window:
- the LOC112572991 gene encoding cadherin-like and PC-esterase domain-containing protein 1, giving the protein MSPRRRKSERIRTEERLQSHDGGAVRVVVQGSGPWRELDVSLVESAFRRHSTVVEFSSNKEVEPSTGQWSILLCLNTSSKAQDDCVVTSMGHHSVKHHQQVNIIPKIQSFLNQPEVLCLRTNNSSKGSWCNTDLPCTNLSFLFLPNNVSRVRQESGSCEEFSVLVLPSNMSAGMTLAPCAGNNDSGSGVALKLPTSLLTWTDAHSKKKVFDTTSDSPTVIPDSRDEDVFVAWKEALVWRFSVLVTSLSPLRVYLHPEGLAWEGLAAYLKAKLFSQGVAKNRSRSSWKRSGCNGASECSGGGGDGHFDEVGVRTCRCVRKRMLQVFPLSGDDGHLQYHVSSIHLQVASCDLASHVTSMSEFRVRQKLVNDLSGLLLERRNVSADLAQGFMGLGVANLFKGHVCNGDGSFCLGPREQEYLVDSLREHSAKTAWKRVYPSATAVRFTGLLQRGKPLETTEALPLNSNSSVVTPPALDKGQRKTTAHLHSFLLSLESFFQGTGEEQAESFEDVNIPVDQNENNEVFPSWPGGQTWNGSVHKGLTTSPACSNDPTAIPYLSSIKTQPPLVLRPEFSPLVTEYTAEVDHHVLLISVWAWAQGCSSQARLEEKHNKNMFANFTLGLGDNVLKIYVVDIRNKEPWVLNMYTLTVQRQDVDQGLGSLKPGMPHVVCTLKQDCSLPFAPQEPCGLQPARWVSSWSKFLAMRSLLPSCKRGDETGQWYLPCSHCRDEDAQCFWRDAVWSSADCQEPVLPKDELISCFSGKKVLFIGDSTNRGVLHYLSQRVNGTLWEWDKTHNLRVYPGLNNNTTFFGFAYYPQFWLPAKHRPVFDKAFYQLIRRTLPLGNSSSTVVVVGGVHWLGTHHLKVIMSALAREGLTAARIVVKGLGSGFHLPVSGIHQLSQKEQERLLLHNHQVLAYAKNHSMEVVDTFNMTMARYSHFLQGRCSCHFHRVVPEQPVKRHTSQSLHQSTYKVEGDINAAYSEMVINRICKPP